Genomic window (Nitrospirota bacterium):
AAAATGATGACTCTCGGGGCTTATGATGTGAGCAAAGAAGCGCTGCACACAGACCACAGGATGATAACGATACTTGCCGCAGCCGGTATTCCTGCCGCAGGCCTGCTTCACGGTTATGTCGGATTCATCTTCGGCTCTGTCAAAGCTGTTCCTTACTGGAAGACACCTCTTATGCCTTTCGTCTTCCTCATGTCAGCCGTTATCTCAGGCGTCGCGCTCTGCATCGCGACATATATAATAATCTCCAAATTAACCAAGAGAGAGATCAAGCTTGATGCTGTCAAGGCAATGAGCGGCCTTCTCGGCTGGTTTCTTATCGTTGCCTTCCTGCTTGAAGGCGTAGACCTTATATTCCACGGTTATCTGGCTGAAGAGTTCTGGCCGATGCTCAGCATAGTCATCTTTGACAAACTCTTCGTCAAGATGTTCGTCATGCAGTGGGGACTGGGAATGATCCTTCCGTTCATTATGCTCAAACTGCCGAGGCTCACATCTACAAGAGCTTTTATAGCATCAGTGCTTGTTATAATCGGCGTCTTCATGATGAGGATGAATGTTATCCAGGGCGGCGGACAGGGACTCTCAAAGAGCCTCTCAGGCTTCATGACATACACTTTGCCGATAATACCTACTAACCTTGAGACATTCAAAGAGGGACTCGCGGCAGTGATAATCCTTCTCTCAGCGCCGTTCATACTCCTTTACATATTCAACAAGATACTGCCGATATTCCAGTCAGACGATCACTAAGATTTTTAATTGAATGTAATCAGAAGGCGTCCTCCCGATACATCGGGAGGACGCCTTTTTTATTCCATTTCCTATTCCCCTCTTTAGCAAAGAGGGGTTAGGGGAGATTTTATAATATTATTGTGCTTGTATTTACTGACTCATACAACTATAATTTTCTTGTTCCAAAATATATATGAATTGTTATGACTAAGAAATTATGGCACTAAAGGTATCAAGCGATTTCAAGAACTGGAAACATGCAAGATTATTATTAGATACATCTGCTTTGTTGAAGCTGATTGCCCCCGATTTAAATGAACCTGGCACTCAAAACCTGAGAGCTTACATTGAAGCTGGGATAGCTGTTCATACCTGTGATTATTGTATTGGTGAATTTCTTGGTATTATGAAAAGGAAATGGCTATCAAAGAATGATCCGAAGAAAGTTTCCATAGACGGATACTTGTTGTCAATCAATAGACTACAAAATAAGATAGCAAAAAATAGATTACATGTTCATCAACTCTCTCTGCCCAAGTATTATGACAAATCTCTTGCGATAGTGAAAAAATATAACATAGATATGATTGATTCGATGTTATTATTGTATTTCCAAGACTCTCAAGATCTCGATTTATTTGTAACTGCTGATGGAGAACTCACGAAGGCGGCACATGATTTCAAGTTATTATGCTGGAACTTAATAGATGCCCCAGAACCGCCAAACTAACATGAAAACAGAGCCGGTTCCGGCTTGACTCTCGGCATTTAGCTGAAAAAGTAAGATAAATTTGTCATAGCAAATCTTCAGAGAGGTTACATGAAAGTCACATTTGAATGGGATGATATTAAAGCAAAAGCCAATTTCAAGAAGCATAAAGTAAACTTTGATGAAGGCAAAACTATCTTTAATGACCCATTCCTATTTACGTTTCCGGATAATGAGCATTCCACAAAAGAAGAACGTCATATAAACATTGGACTTTCTGCACATGGGCGTATTTTAATTTTGACTCATACTGAACGGCAAGGTAAAATACGTATTATCAGTTGCAGGAAAGCAACAACGTGTGAAAGGAGATTTTATGAAGAAGGCAGTTTCTAAAGAGATACCGGAAAAAGAAGACATGAAATCTGAATATGATTTTTCAAAGATGAAGGGCGCAGTGCGGGGAAAATACTATAAGGCCTATCGTGCTGGTCATAAAGTGGAGGTTCTTAAAGCAGACGGGAGTACTTCGGTAGAATATTTTAAGCTTAAAGAAGGCGCCGTTATGTTGGAACCGGACGTTAGAAAATATTTTTCAAACTCGGAGTCAGTCAATAAGGCGCTTAGGTCATTGATTGCGATTATTCCATCAAAAAGGCGGTCTGCTGCTCACTCAAAAGGGTAATCTACTTACAGCCAACCACCCTTCTCGGAAGCACATTCCCTTTATTCGCCTCTTCAAACGCCTTCCGATACATCTCAATCGCCCTGTCCTGCTCGCCTTTGAGTTCATACGCCTTCCCAAGTTCGTAACTGGTCCTTTGCGGGTTAGGACTCCCCTGAGTAGTATCTGACAGGATCTTTATAGCTTTATCAAGATCTCCTTTTACGATGAGCGCCTCTCCAAGTCCTGTCTTTGCGTCATGCGACAAGGGGTCGATCTCAAGCGCCTTATTGAATTCCTGTACAGCGCTATCCGCATCATTTGTCCGAAGAGAGAGAAAACCGATAAGTATATTTGACTTCAAAAAATCCGGTTTGGCATCCAAAGATTTTTTTGCAGTTGAGATTGCCAGGTCAATAAGCCCTGCCTCTGCGAAATTAAGGGCAAGGTTATAATTTCTTTCAGCTGCGACAGCCGATTCATCTATGCCTTCTTTTAAGGGGTTAAGCATATCGCTTAAACCCTCTTCCCTGATCTCGCCGAGCATGAATTTGAGATATCCCTCAGTTGTAAATTTATAAGAGAGCGAGTGCCCCGGAATGTTATATGCAACCTTGCCGTCCTTGTTAATGATCAGCGTTGAGGGATAGACCCTGACCTCGTATATCCCGAATACCTTTCTATCCTTATCTATCAGCACAGGAAACTCAATTCCATTATCCGCAAGTATCTTGCGGGCATCTGTATAATCCTCAGATTCAGGGATTATGCTCAGGACCTGCACGCCCTTCTGCTTGTAGTTGCTGAAAAGGTACTGGCCGTCTTTAAGCGCCAGAAAGGAACGTTTCTGCTCCGGGTTCCAGTAAACAAGCACCACTATCTTCCCGCGGTATTCATTCAGCGAAACAAACTCCCCGGTCAAAGACTTTAATATAAAATCAGGGGCCTCTTCTCCTACGGCTATATTGATAGCGTAGGCTGGTGTGTTTAATAATAAGAACGACAGCAGCAGGATTAAAATGAGCGGCTTAGCTTTTTTCATAAATATATTATACTCCCTTTTTATTTAAACAACGAAATGCAAAAAGGGCACATCCCATTTTTGCGGGATATGCCCTTTTAATAAATCTTTCCAATAAAAATTAATGTGCGTTTTTAAGCGGTGAATGCTCGTGAGTCTTTTCCAGTCTCTCCTTGAAATTAAACTTATACTTTGGATCGACCTTGTCAGTGAACGGGCTGTCGCCGCCGTGGCATACCATACAGCCTTTTTCATCTTCTGAAGGAAGAATGAGCCCTGCTGCTTTAACCTCAGCAAGTTTGTACTCTTTGTTAGCCTTCATTATGTCCTTGTACGCGCCTCCGGGTCCGTGGCATCCTTCACACTGTACTCCGGCAAGATCCGGTGTCTCCTCGATGCTCGTAAAACCACCCGGTTTCCCGTAACCTGTTGTGTGGCACTTGAGGCACCCCTTATCATGGGTATAATCCTTTGCGCCATCCAGGCCTGCTTTCTTCTTTTCGTCTGCCTTCACGCCAGCCTTGAGGTTCTCAAAACTGCCTGACATGCTTGTCTTTTCCCATGCCTTAAACTGAGCTATATGGCACATCTTGCATTTTTTAGCGCCTACATAATCAGCTGCACCGGCAGTCGCAACGCCAAATACTGAAGCAACAAAAAGAACTGCAAAAACAACGGTCATGATTTTTTTCATTTGTTTCACCTCCTCTCTATTTAATTTTATATCCATCAGCTCTAAAATAGAGCGTTTACAAACCATACATAATTCAGTGGCGGAGGAGGTAGGATTCGAACCCACGGGACTTTCGCCCTACGGTTTTCAAGACCGTCGCCTTCGACCACTCGGCCACTCCTCCACTAAAACATATATGATACTTATGAAAAAGAAATGAATAAAAAAAGTTATATATATTAATCCGTTATCTACTGCTGATCGTATCGGTTCCCATATAATGCCTGAGGACGTCGGGTATTATAACAGAACCGTCCTCTTGTTGGAAGTTCTCCAGTATCGCTGCAAAAGTTCGGCCAACGGCAAGGCCTGAGCCGTTCAATGTATGGACAAACTCTGTTCCCTTTTTACCCTCTGTCTTGAACCTGATATCAGCCCTTCTCGCCTGAAAGTCCTCAAAGTTCGAGCACGATGATATCTCCCTGTACTTCTGCTGTGCGGGAAACCAGACCTCTATGTCATATGTCTTTGCAGCGGAAAAACCCATATCGCCTGTGCATAATGAGATGACACGATACGGCAGCCCGAGCCTCTTCAGAACCTCTTCAGCATTATTTGTAAGGGTTTCAAGTTCATCATAAGAGCCTTCGGGTTTTACAAATTTGACAAGCTCGACCTTGTTGAACTGGTGCTGCCTTATGAGCCCTCTCGTGTCCTTGCCGTATGAACCTGCCTCGCGCCTGAAGCATGGCGTATATGCGGTGTAATAAACAGGAAGGCCGTCTTCCATCAGTATCTCCTCCCTGTGAATATTTGTGAGAGGAACCTCTGCAGTAGGGATAAGCAAAAGTGCTTTTGCGTCGCTCTCTTCAAGCTTGAAGAGGTCATTTTCAAACTTCGGAAGCTGACCCGTTCCGGTCATTGATTCACGATTCACAAGAAAAGGCGGCATGACCTCTGTGTAGCCGTGCTCTTTCGTGTGGAGGTCAAGCATAAAGTTTATCAAGGCCCTCTCAAGGCGTGCGCCCGCGCCTTTATAAAGAACAAAGCGTGCGCCTGTTATCTTGCCGGCCCTGTCAAAATCAAGTATCCCGAGCTCCTCGCCGATATCCCAGTGGTTCTTTGGTTCAAAAGAGAACTCCGGTATCACGCCCCATCTCCGCAGTTCAACATTCCCGGTTTCATCTTTGCCGACAGGGACAGATTCATGGGGGATGTTCGGTATCAATAAAAGCTCATCTTTGGCAAGCGTCTCAAGCTCCCGCAGCTCTGTCTCCCTTGCCGCTGTCAGCTCAGATACCTTCTTTGCCTTCTCAAGAAGTTCAGAAGCATCCTTGCCCTCTTTCTTGAGCCTGCCTATCTCCTGCGACAAAGTGTTCCTCAGCTGCCTGTCATCTTCAACAGCCTTGAGCAGTTCTCTCCTCTTGGACTCAATCTGGAGGAATTTATCAAGGATAGCGGTATGTTCCGAACGCTTCTTAAGCGCCTCTATGACCTTGTCTGTATTTTCCCGTACTAATTTAACGTCAAGCATAAATAGTGTCCGTAAAAAACAATTTAATATTATTAGTTGTCATTCCGGCTTGTCCGGAATCTTCCCCTCTAAAAAGAGGGGTTAGGGGTGTGTTTTATCTCAACATCCCCCTGTATCCCCCTTTATTAAGGGGGAATAAAAAAGCTGTTTTTTCATCAAAAGCAATCTGTTATAATACAACACCTTGCTAAGAAAGTTCATTCACATATCGCTCATCCAGCTTTTTCTCTTTATCCTTATTATGCCGGGCTGCTCCCATGCTTTTAACATTAAAATTCAGCCCAAAGAAACATTCCCGGGCGATGTACTGTTCCTGAAGCTTATATCAGAGGCCCCTGTTCTCCCTGAAGCAGCCTTTCTCGGGAAGAAGATAACCTTTTATAAACTTCAGGGCAATGAATACGGGGCGCTTGTGCCTCTTGATATTGAGACCGCTCCGGGTGATTACAGCATAAGCGTAAAGGCAGAGAGCGTAAGCATCAGCCTGAAGGTCAAGATATCGCCCTATGATTTTCCGACAAAGAAGATGACACTGCCTGAAGAAAAGGTCACGTTAAGCCCTGAAGACAGCCTGCGGGTGGAGAAGGAGTTCCTCATGCAGGAAGAGATATGGAAATCAGCTAATGAAAAGATATGGGACGGCGGATTCGTTTCACCGACAGATACGGCGGTCTCTGAAAAGTTCGGGGTAACGCGAATAATGAATGAGAAGAAGGCGAGCGTGCACAAGGGGATCGACCTTAAGGCAGGCAGCGGAGCGTCTGTCAAAGCCATAAATTCAGGAAAGGTCGTATTAAATGAAGACCTCTTTTACGGCGGGAACACACTGATAATAGACCACGGCATGGGGCTCTTTTCAGTATACATGCATCTCTCAAAATTCAATGTCAAAAACGGTGATGAAGTTGCAAAGGGAGATGTCATAGGATTCGCCGGCATGACAGGCAGGGCAACAGGCCCGCACCTTCACATGAGCGTAAAACTGCAGGGCGTGAGCGTAAATCCGGAAGCGCTTATGAAGCTGGCGTTTTGATTTCAATTCAACCACAAACCAGACAAAAACAAGGACATTTTTATTGACAAGATAATAGCATTTTATTAATTTGTCTGTATATATCAAGGAGATTTACTGACATAACATTGGACATTTATGAAGACATTTAAAAATACACATCCCTAGTTATCATTTCAGTAGAAAAATATAATGATAGCTATCAAATAGCCTTCAAAAGTTATTGGCCGAATCACAACTTTATGCTATGTTCCATAACTACATAATAACTGGTTAGATTGCCCTGATTGAGTCAGATATGGATAGAGACGGATATAAATTCGATTTAGTGACCCAACGATTTATTATAAACAGATGGGAAACAGAAACGGGACAAAAGGTAAGAGAAGATGTTATCCAAGGTCTCAAAAATTCGGTGGAAGTAAGAGCAATTTTAGATTCCTATGTATTAGCTCATCCAGAAAACGTTGAACCATATGGGTATCCACATTATCCAAAAAATGCAATGACAGAAGGTGGTTTCTGGGTTTTAACAAACGATGATTTGCGAGGTATAAACTTTTTCAGTGAAGATTTTTCAGGAAGCCCTTCCTTTGAGAAGAAAAGTCTTACATATAGTTCGTTCTTTGACTGCAATTTGACGGATGCAAACTTTGAAATGACCGACTTATCATATGCTCGTTTTGATAACTGCAAGATGGATAAGATTATATTGGCCGGTTCGGGGGGCTTTTCTACAAAAATACTAAATAGTTCTGTGCGTAATGCCTGTATTTGGAAATGTGGATTTAGAGACTGTGATTTCTCGGGGTCAGATTTTTTTGGAGCTTATTTAGAAGATATTGTGTTGGAAGATATAACTGTGAACTATTTGACCCGTTTTGACATTAAATTAAGCCGCTCTTGGAAAAAGCGAGCCAGGCCAATGGAACAAGACCCTGACATATTCCGAGCGATAAGATTAGCATATGGCCGAGCAGAACTTTGGTCATTGATGGATCAATACCTTGTTAAGGAAAAACGCGGACAAAGAAAACATATTCTATGGCCTCAATTCCGAAAAGAGAAAACCATCCAAACATTTATAATTTGGGTTTACAATCTGACATACGACTTGGTCTCAGTTTATTCCACCATGCCTAGGCGAATACTCTCTATCGGCTTTGCAGTAGCCATACTTTTTTCGACAATATATCGTTTGGCAGGCACAGCGAATGAACTACCTCGCAGCAGAGCTGAACGAGGTATCAAAAACTTACTGCTCAAACAAGACTAACTGCTTATTATTATAAATTCTCTCATACTCTTTTGGATTTCGCCCTTGGTTCTTCACATAGTTCATTATTGTCTCTTCGTTACCATGCTTACCAACTGTAGATATGAAATATCCTGATGTCCAGAAGTCACCACCCCAAAGAATTCTTTTCACCTCAGGTCGCCTTAAGAAAATCTCTTTTGCTATTATACACAACCTTTGCGACATTGGGATATGGTGATTTACATTATGGAGCTGAACATCCTTTATTAAGAATTACAAGTACGCTTGAAGCTTTTATAGGTGCCGTTATTATTTCACTATTTGTTGTTGTGTTATCAAAAAAGATTCTTAGATGAACAATCTAACCAAATGCACGTGAACAAGTGCCACAGGACGCTTTTTCAGATGATCGACGGTTTGAGGTTTGCAAATCGGTTATTTTGCTCTGTGAGGTCATTCATTGGTACTCGTCAGTGAACTCCTCGTTCCCCTTCGCTCCACTCAATGTCTCTGTCACCAGAAACATACCAACAGTTGAAGATATCGCGTATTTAATGCAAGAATTAACAGACACAAAAGCTGTGAATGCTATAATAAGTCATAAATATTTTATAAAATGATTAAGGAGGTCTTAGATGCCGAAGATTGTTGCGCAAATCCCTGAAGATATTTATCGAAATATCAACGAAGAAGTGAAGCTCGGGATTTTTTCTGATGCGTCGGAAGCGGTCAGTTCCGCGCTCAAAAAATCTTACGCAGGAAAAAGCAGGGCTTTTCTCCAGTGGCTTCTTAAAAAAGAAGGCATATCAGAATCTGAAATGCTTAAAGAACTTGAGAAGCTCCGCAAATGAGATATAAGGTCTTTCTGGATACAAACATACTTCTGTCAGGTATCTTCTTTAAAGGTAATGAATCCACAGTTCTTGATTTAGTAGAGGTGGAGCTTGTCACAAGCGAGGATGCAGTTGCTGAATTACACAAGGTAGTTAACAAAAAACTTAAATATCTCAAAGACAGAACTCTCGAAATCGCACTCCTTGAAACTCAACGGGCTTTAAGTGATATTACCATTCTGAAACGGTCAAAATATAATCAGAGGGTCAAAGAAGCTGAAACCCTGATAACACATAAAAAAGATGCCCTTATTCTTGCGTCAGTACTCTATGCAAAGCCGGATTATTTCTTGACCGGTGATGCACATTTCTTTTCTGACAAGATCAAAAACATTATCCCCGTGCTAACTGCGAAAGAATTTCTTGCCAAGATTAAGAAGAGATGAACACATATCTTGTGTTAATTCTCATCACATATCTTCTCATAACCACCTTCGGCTACTGGCTCGATTATCTCAATCTCTCTAATTTAAAAAAATACGGCTCTGTAATCCCGCCGGAGTTTGAGGGGAAGATAGACGGCGAGTTATTAACAAAGACAAAGAACTACACGGTTGAGAAGACGCAGTTCGGTTTCATCTCTTCAGGCTTTGATAACATCATCCTTCTGCTATTTCTCTTTGGCGGAATATTGAACATCTATAACTCATGGATCGCTTCAATGCAGATGAACTTCATCCTCTCCGGCCTCGCCTTCTTTCTGCTGCTTACATATGCGCAGACAATCATCTCAACGCCCTTCAGTCTCTACAGCACATTCAGGATCGAGAAGAAGTACGGCTTCAATACAATGACTATGAAGCTGTGGGTAGTAGACTTTATAAAATCACTGCTGCTCTCAACTGTGCTGATGGGGATACTTCTGTCAGTCGGGCTGCTCCTAATACAGAAGAGCCCTGACCTCTGGTGGTTCTATCTCTGGTGCTTCTTCTTCGCCTTTACCATCTTTATGATGTATATTTCGCCATATGTGCTGGAGCCGCTATTCAATAAGTTCACGCCGATTGAAGACGAGGAGTTTGTTGATGACATAAAGAACCTGATGCAGAAGGCAGGTATAAAGGTGAGCAGGGTCTTTAAGATGGACGCGTCAAAAAGGTCAAAACATACCAACGCCTATTTCTCAGGGATCGGAAAGGTGAAGAGGATCGTGCTCTTTGATACACTTTTGGAAAAACTCGATAAGGATGAGATAATAGCGGTGCTTGCGCATGAGGCAGGGCACTGGAAGAAGAAGCATCTTTTAAAGATGTTAGCTGTCACCGAACTGATAGCGTTGATAGTTATGTTCATCGCTTACAAAGCCACGCAAAGCGATTTTCTGATAGAGCTTTTCAATATCAATGATAGCACCTTCTTTGCAAAGATCATTTTGCTCTCATTTATATTTTCAATAGCAAGTTTCCCGTTTTCACCTTTGTTCAATCAGTTATCAAAAAGGCATGAGAAAGAGGCTGACCGTTTTTCATATGAGCTGACAGGAAAAACAGACGGCATGATCGGCGCGCTTGTAAAGCTCTCAAAAGACAACCTCTCAAACCTGCATCCTCATCCGCTGTACGCTTTGTTCCATTACTCCCATCCGCCTGTGTTGGAGAGGATCAGGCAGATAAAGGGATTGAAGAAGTAAACTTGTTTCTTCACACTTTTCATATATAATTATTTTAGACTTTATAATTAAACTGATCTTTTGAATAACTTGAATACATCTGCTAAAAAGATAATTGCAGCATTTATGATAATGTTTGGCTTGTCAGGGTGCGTCACTGTCGGGCCGGATTATGTCTCTCCAAAAATATCCGCGCCTGATAAGTGGAATGCCGGCACAGATGTCAGGAGTGATGATGCCGCAACCCTTGAGAAGTGGTGGTCAACGCTCAATGATCCGGAGTTAACGAGCCTGATAGAACGTGCTGTGAACAGCAGCCTTGGCATACGCGAGGCCAAGGCGAGAGTGCGTGAAGCAAGGGCGCGCAGAGGCATAAGCAGTGCTGAACTTTTTCCGACTGTTGATGCCTCAGGTTCAGCGCAGCGCAGCCGGAGCAGCAGCGGCACTGAGAATGACTTCTACTCTATCGGCTTTGACGCGGGGTGGGAGATAGACCTCTTCGGCGGTGTCCGGCGATCAGTGGAGGCGGCCGATGCAGACCTTGAAGCGAGTGAGGAGGAACTGCATGATGTGCTCGTTTCGCTCCTCGCAGAGGTATCTCTGAACTATGTTGATGTACGGCTCTATCAGGCAAGGATAGCGATAGCAGAGTCAAATCTTGCGGCACAGACAGAGACATATCAGATCGCAGGGTGGCGTAATGAAGCAGGCCTTGTGAGCGGGCTTGATGTGGAAGAAGCGATGTACAACCTGGAAAAGACGCGGTCGCAGATACCTGCCTTAAGAAGCGGGCTTGAACAGGCCATGAACAATATTGCAGTATTGCTTGGTAAAGATCCAGGGGCATTGTATGCTGAACTTTCTGAACAAAGAGCCATTCCTGTTACGCCTGTTGAGATAGCTGTGGGGCTTCCCGCTGACCTGCTCAGGCGCAGGCCTGATGTGCGGCAGGCAGAGCGCAGGCTTGCGGCTCAGACAGCCCGCATCGGAGTTGCAACTGCCGGGCTTTATCCCCAATTCAGCCTCTCAGGATCGATCGGACTTGAAGCCCTGGAGCTTGATGATCTCTTCTCTTATGGGAACCGGACGTTCGGGATCGGGCCTGGTTTTAGATGGAATATATTTGACGCGGGAAGCATCAGAAAGAATATCGAGGTTCAGAATGCGCTTCAGGAACAGGCTTTGATACAGTATGAAACCGCAGTGCTTGAGGCGCTTCATGATGTGAAAAACGCGCTAACAGCTTATGCCGGAGAGCAGGTTCGCAGGCAGTCGCTTTTAAACGGCTCCAATGCTGCTGAACGCGCTGTCAAACTTGCGCAGGAACAGTATTCATCAGGGCTGATAGATTTTCAGGCCCTGCTGACAGCACAGCAGTCACTGCTCTCGCTTCAGGATCAACTGGCAGGCAGCGACGCAGAGGTGACATCTAATTTGATAAGGCTATACAAGGCGCTCGGAGGCGGATGGACATCCTTGACACCCGCAGCTGAAGATCAGGGGGAATTAATAAAATGAAGACAGATACGGAATCAGACATAATCAAAACATTGGGCGTTGAGCATTCTTCAGGACACGGCAAACGATGGATTGTCATAATTATATTTCTGCTGATCTTAGGGTCTGCTCTGATGATCTGGTGGAAAAGGTCTGAAAATACTAACGCCCCGCAGTATAAGACCAAGCAGGCTGCCCGCGGAAATATCATCGTCACGGTTACCGCTACAGGAACGCTGAAACCGGTCAATCAGGTAGATGTGAGCAGCGAGCTGTCAGGCATAATCAAGACCGTTGAGGCGGATTACAACGATCAGGTAAAGGCCGGCCGGATATTGGCAAAACTCGATACAGAGATACTGGAGGCAAAGGTCGTGCAGTCAAAGGCTGCGCTCGATGCGGCAGAGGCAAAGCTTTTGGAGACAAAGGCGACTGTAGAGGAATCACGCAATCAGCTTGCGCGCCTGAAAAAGGTCTGGGATATCAGCAATAAGAAAGTACCGTCTCAGCAGGAGATGGATACGGCAGAAGCTGCATTGAAACGCGCAGAGGCTATGGAGACCAGCGCAAAGGCGCAGGTATCTGAAGCAAAAGCAGCTCTTAATACGAACAAGACAAATCTTACTAAAGCGATAATACGCTCACCTATAAACGGCATTGTTATTTCACGATCTGTTGAGCCGGGGCAGACGGTTGCGGCATCTTTCCAGGCGCCGGTGCTCTTTACAATGGCTGAGAACCTCACACAGATGGAGCTGTACGTTGATGTTGACGAGGCGGATGTCGGCCAGGTAAAAGAGGGGCAGGCAGCAACCTTTACGGTAGACGCCTTCCCCGACAGGATATTTGAAGCACTTATCACGCAGGTGCGTTACGGCTCAAAAACAGTGGGCGGGGTAGTTACATATGAAACGGTCTTAAGCATGGACAATTCAGATCTTTCATTACGGCCCGGCATGACAGCTTCGGCAGATATTATTGTCAAAAAGATCGAAGACGTGATCCTTGTGCCTAATACAGCGCTGCGTTTTCTGCCTGTGATCCAGGAAGAGGCGGCTCCCTCTTCAAGCGGCGGCAGCCTTATCAGTAAACTCATACGTCCGCCAAGACATTCAACAAGACAGCCTGAGGAGAAGTCCTCGGATAAAAACTCACAGCGCGTCTGGATATTAAAGGAAGGCAAGCCTTTTGCCATATCAATTGTTGTAGGCTCATCCGATGGGATAATGACAGAGGTTTTGTCCGGTGAGATTGAACCAGGAATGGAATTGCTGATCGATGTGAATAACATAAAGAAATAACGATGCTGGACAAATCCCGAAATACTGAAAGCCTGAAGCTGATCCAGCTTAGCGGCGTAAATAAAGTATACGGCATCGGTGAGGCTGCGATGCAGGCACTGCGCGGCATCGACCTCTCTATTGATGCCGGTGAATTTGTGGCTGTGATGGGGCCGAGCGGCTCAGGTAAATCAACCTGCATGAATATACTGGGTTGTCTTGACACTCCTACTTCCGGGAAATATCTCTTCCGGGACGTTGATGCCGGAAGGCTGCATCGCGACCAGCGCGCCCTCCTGCGGCGCAACTATCTCGGGTTTGTCTTTCAGGGCTACAACCTTCTGAACCGCACCACAGCTTTGGAGAATGTCGAACTGCCTCTTGTATACCGCGGGATCTCTGCGAGAGAGCGGCGCACCCAGGCGCTT
Coding sequences:
- a CDS encoding BrnT family toxin, producing the protein MKVTFEWDDIKAKANFKKHKVNFDEGKTIFNDPFLFTFPDNEHSTKEERHINIGLSAHGRILILTHTERQGKIRIISCRKATTCERRFYEEGSF
- a CDS encoding M23 family metallopeptidase; this translates as MTLPEEKVTLSPEDSLRVEKEFLMQEEIWKSANEKIWDGGFVSPTDTAVSEKFGVTRIMNEKKASVHKGIDLKAGSGASVKAINSGKVVLNEDLFYGGNTLIIDHGMGLFSVYMHLSKFNVKNGDEVAKGDVIGFAGMTGRATGPHLHMSVKLQGVSVNPEALMKLAF
- a CDS encoding PIN domain-containing protein, which codes for MALKVSSDFKNWKHARLLLDTSALLKLIAPDLNEPGTQNLRAYIEAGIAVHTCDYCIGEFLGIMKRKWLSKNDPKKVSIDGYLLSINRLQNKIAKNRLHVHQLSLPKYYDKSLAIVKKYNIDMIDSMLLLYFQDSQDLDLFVTADGELTKAAHDFKLLCWNLIDAPEPPN
- a CDS encoding transposase, with translation MKRILWGGDFWTSGYFISTVGKHGNEETIMNYVKNQGRNPKEYERIYNNKQLVLFEQ
- the serS gene encoding serine--tRNA ligase, with the translated sequence MLDVKLVRENTDKVIEALKKRSEHTAILDKFLQIESKRRELLKAVEDDRQLRNTLSQEIGRLKKEGKDASELLEKAKKVSELTAARETELRELETLAKDELLLIPNIPHESVPVGKDETGNVELRRWGVIPEFSFEPKNHWDIGEELGILDFDRAGKITGARFVLYKGAGARLERALINFMLDLHTKEHGYTEVMPPFLVNRESMTGTGQLPKFENDLFKLEESDAKALLLIPTAEVPLTNIHREEILMEDGLPVYYTAYTPCFRREAGSYGKDTRGLIRQHQFNKVELVKFVKPEGSYDELETLTNNAEEVLKRLGLPYRVISLCTGDMGFSAAKTYDIEVWFPAQQKYREISSCSNFEDFQARRADIRFKTEGKKGTEFVHTLNGSGLAVGRTFAAILENFQQEDGSVIIPDVLRHYMGTDTISSR
- a CDS encoding pentapeptide repeat-containing protein — translated: MDRDGYKFDLVTQRFIINRWETETGQKVREDVIQGLKNSVEVRAILDSYVLAHPENVEPYGYPHYPKNAMTEGGFWVLTNDDLRGINFFSEDFSGSPSFEKKSLTYSSFFDCNLTDANFEMTDLSYARFDNCKMDKIILAGSGGFSTKILNSSVRNACIWKCGFRDCDFSGSDFFGAYLEDIVLEDITVNYLTRFDIKLSRSWKKRARPMEQDPDIFRAIRLAYGRAELWSLMDQYLVKEKRGQRKHILWPQFRKEKTIQTFIIWVYNLTYDLVSVYSTMPRRILSIGFAVAILFSTIYRLAGTANELPRSRAERGIKNLLLKQD
- a CDS encoding redoxin domain-containing protein, whose protein sequence is MKKAKPLILILLLSFLLLNTPAYAINIAVGEEAPDFILKSLTGEFVSLNEYRGKIVVLVYWNPEQKRSFLALKDGQYLFSNYKQKGVQVLSIIPESEDYTDARKILADNGIEFPVLIDKDRKVFGIYEVRVYPSTLIINKDGKVAYNIPGHSLSYKFTTEGYLKFMLGEIREEGLSDMLNPLKEGIDESAVAAERNYNLALNFAEAGLIDLAISTAKKSLDAKPDFLKSNILIGFLSLRTNDADSAVQEFNKALEIDPLSHDAKTGLGEALIVKGDLDKAIKILSDTTQGSPNPQRTSYELGKAYELKGEQDRAIEMYRKAFEEANKGNVLPRRVVGCK
- the nrfD gene encoding polysulfide reductase NrfD yields the protein MAHGEIWTIKELFTYPNEYIYWTIHIAIYPYITGLVAGAFVLSSFYHVFGMSELKPVARFSLVFSLALLIIAPTPLLFHLTQPQRNHEMILTPHFYSAIASFTVVYMTYMFIVLAEIWFAYRAFIVAQAKTCKGLMGTLYKMMTLGAYDVSKEALHTDHRMITILAAAGIPAAGLLHGYVGFIFGSVKAVPYWKTPLMPFVFLMSAVISGVALCIATYIIISKLTKREIKLDAVKAMSGLLGWFLIVAFLLEGVDLIFHGYLAEEFWPMLSIVIFDKLFVKMFVMQWGLGMILPFIMLKLPRLTSTRAFIASVLVIIGVFMMRMNVIQGGGQGLSKSLSGFMTYTLPIIPTNLETFKEGLAAVIILLSAPFILLYIFNKILPIFQSDDH
- a CDS encoding PIN domain-containing protein, yielding MRYKVFLDTNILLSGIFFKGNESTVLDLVEVELVTSEDAVAELHKVVNKKLKYLKDRTLEIALLETQRALSDITILKRSKYNQRVKEAETLITHKKDALILASVLYAKPDYFLTGDAHFFSDKIKNIIPVLTAKEFLAKIKKR
- a CDS encoding two pore domain potassium channel family protein: MSRSHHPKEFFSPQVALRKSLLLLYTTFATLGYGDLHYGAEHPLLRITSTLEAFIGAVIISLFVVVLSKKILR